In Palaemon carinicauda isolate YSFRI2023 chromosome 18, ASM3689809v2, whole genome shotgun sequence, a genomic segment contains:
- the LOC137657401 gene encoding protein FAM200C-like: protein MAHPPPVLKVNGDYVTGATEASNQRRFPPSPWPLTPPVPSSSSSNHFYLSSLNQTESETISSHLYVRELTMDEESDSYDSGEEKRRGVKHKKVRYCNKYSVAFESDPIFKGWIKASTKGDQYAYCIPCDNHLKLSAGKTDLKRHAEKKKHKDAAKAVQNQRPINNMFNLTVNESKVNEAELRLAAFITEHDLPMTVADHLPQLVNAMCPDSKIAKEIKCARTKVTALINHVTGEENKAKLINHLKENKFSLIVDESTDKGCIKHLCMVARVMVENDVKDCFLGLIPLKDATAESLYNHVVEFFSKHNIPYKENLIGFAADGANSMLGERHSLSSLLKKDIPHLFVMKCICHSFALCASYACLKLPRSLEDLARNIYSYFHCSPKRMGDFEEFQKFVHVKPHKLLHPSQTRWLSLEMVVSRLLEQYEALKLYFTNAVLGDRLTTPEIILERLSHPVTKLYLLFLEYVLPVFNNLNRQMQSESTQVHVLYNSVTAGLKTILGCYIEQGYLNKTDLTKIQFRDPGKFLPLEQIYLGVKVALELRNSTYDMDEVKRFRLCCLDCYIEASSQIFKRFNFDCMTIVKSLNALSPKVVIAKEIPSIIELISSFRTIATDIQAIDTEWRLLGNSLDSMNVNPDMMPQKFWCTVSLTRQSDNSLMFPNLAVFMQTLLSLPHSSATVERIFSAINRMKTKTRNKLSTETITGLLHTKQLIKGACCYDFNSAATCKTTVPPFSLLGAKCNRRDNR, encoded by the exons GCATCCAATCAAAGAAGATTCCCACCTTCTCCATGGCCTCTCACTCCTCCCgtcccttcctcctcttcctctaatCACTTTTATCTCTCTTCACTGAACCAGACGGAGTCCGAGACCATTTCCTCACACCTCTACGTGAG GGAACTAACAATGGATGAAGAATCTGATAGCTACGATTCAGGGGAAGAGAAAAGAAGGGGAGTGAAACACAAGAAAGTTAGATACTGCAATAAATATTCTGTAGCATTCGAAAGTGATCCAATTTTCAAAGGTTGGATTAAAGCCAGTACAAAAGGTGACCAATACGCTTACTGTATCCCCTGTGATAACCACCTGAAACTAAGTGCAGGAAAGACAGATCTGAAGAGGCATgctgaaaagaaaaaacataaggATGCAGCTAAAGCAGTTCAAAATCAAAGGCCCATTAATAACATGTTTAATCTTACAGTCAATGAAAGTAAAGTAAATGAAGCTGAACTGAGGTTGGCTGCATTCATAACAGAGCATGATCTGCCCATGACAGTTGCAGATCATTTACCTCAACTTGTAAATGCTATGTGCCCAGATTCCAAAATAGCGAAAGAAATTAAATGTGCTCGAACAAAAGTGACTGCTCTGATTAATCATGTTACAGGGGAAGAAAACAAAGCAAAATTGATtaatcatttaaaagaaaataagttttcaTTAATTGTCGACGAGTCGACTGATAAAGGTTGTATAAAACATTTGTGCATGGTAGCAAGGGTAATGGTAGAAAATGATGTGAAAGACTGTTTTCTGGGGCTGATTCCACTCAAAGATGCCACAGCTGAGTCATTGTATAATCATGTCGTAGAATTCTTTAGTAAGCACAATATTCCTTACAAGGAAAATTTGATTGGTTTTGCTGCTGATGGGGCTAATTCTATGTTGGGAGAACGTCACTCATTGTCATCTCTGCTAAAGAAAGACATCCCTcatttatttgtaatgaaatgcATTTGCCATTCTTTTGCCTTGTGTGCTTCATATGCATGCCTTAAGCTACCCCGTTCactggaggatctagctaggaatatttatagttattttcattgtAGTCCAAAGAGAATGGGTGACTTTGAGGAATTTCAAAAGTTTGTACATGTCAAGCCACATAAACTCCTACACCCTTCTCAGACGAGATGGCTGTCATTGGAAATGGTAGTGTCAAGATTACTGGAGCAATATGAGGCACTTAAGCTATATTTTACCAATGCTGTGCTAGGTGACAGATTAACTACACCTGAAATAATTTTAGAGAGGCTAAGCCATCCTGTGACCAAATTGTATCTTCTTTTTTTGGAGTATGTACTGCCAGTTTTTAACAATTTAAACAGGCAAATGCAGTCAGAGTCAACACAAGTACATGTCCTGTATAACTCTGTTACAGCTGGACTCAAAACCATTTTAGGATGTTACATAGAGCAAGGGTACCTCAACAAGACTGATTTGACAAAGATTCAGTTTAGAGATCCTGGAAAATTTCTCCCACTGGAGCAAATCTATCTTGGTGTAAAAGTAGCACTGGAACTGAGAAATTCAACTTATGATATGGACGAAGTAAAGCGATTTAGATTGTGTTGTTTGGATTGCTACATTGAAGCTAGCTCCCAGATATTTAAGAGGTTCAATTTTGACTGCATGACTATAGTAAAATCCCTAAATGCCTTGAGCCCAAAAGTTGTGATTGCTAAAGAAATACCCTCCATTATTGAGCTGATTAGTTCATTTAGAACTATTGCCACAGATATTCAGGCCatagatacagaatggagactgcTTGGCAATTCCCTAGACTCTATGAATGTTAACCCTGATATGATGCCACAAAAGTTCTGGTGTACAGTAAGCTTAACTAGACAGAGTGATAACTCACTCATGTTTCCTAACCTTGCTGTCTTCATGCAGACTCTGTTGTCTTTACCTCACTCCAGTGCCACTGTTGAAAGAATTTTTTCAGCAATAAACAGAATGAAAACTAAGACGAGAAACAAACTGTCAACAGAAACCATCACAGGCTTGCTTCATACAAAACAGCTTATAAAGGGTGCATGCTGCTATGACTTTAAT